A stretch of the Aminipila terrae genome encodes the following:
- a CDS encoding class II aldolase/adducin family protein — protein MKVEKLEPSEQLCNIMSRIYDSKLTTVSGGNLSLKDQEGNIWVTPSGGDKGRYEVSDILKILPDGNIEGTKKPSVETGIHRSILADRPEFKAVVHAHPAGLVAISLLRELPETMIIPQVANSVKNIRLAAYGCPGSEELRRNVAEEFKDNQQTNVAILENHGAFVASQIGLRDAFGIFKDLDFSIRIQAKAQTIGGKRPNLISKEQLEHYNNALLPKVETFNQVEISEQEMRLREQICDFCDRAYRRDLFTQNIGVISARLNDDSFLITESGADNAQLTVNEVVKVQGMTVEAGKVPSKSFMLHKIIYDENPNINAIIMAAPEDAMVFAITDLEYDLKTIPECYIVLREDIAKFPFGATIDKQMELAQYFKQKSPVAIIENDCYICTGNSIFNAFDKLEVVEFSAAAVINARLLGGHLKPINKSQVKEIKDKFNIF, from the coding sequence ATGAAAGTTGAAAAACTAGAACCTTCAGAACAACTTTGCAATATTATGTCACGTATTTATGATTCCAAGCTTACCACAGTTTCTGGAGGAAATTTGTCATTAAAAGATCAGGAAGGCAATATCTGGGTGACACCTTCTGGTGGGGATAAAGGAAGATATGAAGTCAGTGATATTTTAAAGATATTACCAGATGGAAATATAGAAGGAACGAAAAAACCTTCAGTGGAAACAGGAATACATCGATCTATTCTTGCGGACAGACCTGAATTTAAGGCTGTTGTTCACGCACATCCTGCGGGGTTAGTCGCTATCAGTCTTCTTAGAGAGTTGCCTGAAACTATGATTATACCACAGGTTGCCAATTCTGTTAAAAATATTAGGTTGGCGGCTTACGGATGTCCTGGCAGTGAAGAACTCAGAAGAAATGTAGCTGAAGAATTTAAGGATAACCAGCAGACAAACGTTGCGATACTAGAAAATCATGGAGCCTTTGTTGCTAGCCAAATCGGGCTGCGAGATGCTTTTGGTATTTTTAAAGATTTAGATTTTAGTATCAGGATACAGGCTAAGGCCCAAACTATTGGGGGAAAACGCCCAAACCTTATTTCTAAGGAGCAACTCGAACATTACAACAACGCTTTATTGCCTAAAGTTGAAACGTTTAACCAAGTTGAAATTTCTGAACAGGAAATGCGGCTAAGAGAGCAGATTTGCGATTTCTGTGACAGGGCATATCGAAGAGATTTGTTTACTCAAAATATAGGGGTAATTTCTGCCCGATTAAATGACGACAGTTTTTTAATTACAGAAAGCGGAGCTGACAATGCACAGCTGACGGTGAATGAGGTTGTTAAGGTTCAAGGAATGACAGTAGAAGCGGGAAAAGTTCCATCTAAAAGCTTTATGTTGCATAAAATAATTTACGATGAAAATCCCAACATAAATGCCATAATAATGGCAGCCCCAGAAGATGCGATGGTATTTGCCATAACAGATTTGGAATATGATTTAAAAACTATTCCAGAATGTTATATTGTATTGCGAGAAGATATAGCAAAATTTCCTTTTGGCGCTACAATTGATAAACAGATGGAACTGGCACAGTATTTTAAGCAAAAATCTCCGGTGGCAATAATTGAGAATGACTGCTATATCTGTACAGGTAATAGTATTTTTAATGCATTTGATAAACTTGAGGTAGTTGAATTCAGTGCTGCTGCCGTTATAAATGCAAGATTGCTGGGCGGTCACTTAAAACCAATAAATAAGAGTCAGGTAAAAGAAATTAAAGACAAATTTAACATATTTTAA
- a CDS encoding phosphatase PAP2 family protein, producing MEKNRRYIIIGALVCFVFILFNVMNSMAQGKPLIFDTIVRSAIIGCRNEILNPILIHITYLGNAKTIILFCTVLLLYKKTRIEYGLPLAIADSCSATIQTIIKVIVHRPRPPVENFLISQGGFSFPSGHSCSGLVFYGLFAYLLFHTAVDKTVHKVLGISFIALFLVIGVSRIYIGVHYPTDVLGGWSLGLAILTTAIWVLNKLESKKKKESIQED from the coding sequence ATGGAGAAAAATAGAAGATATATTATAATCGGAGCTTTAGTATGTTTCGTTTTTATATTATTTAATGTGATGAACTCAATGGCACAGGGGAAGCCTTTGATTTTTGACACAATAGTAAGAAGTGCAATTATTGGGTGTAGAAATGAGATTCTGAATCCTATTTTAATTCACATAACTTATTTAGGAAATGCAAAAACAATTATTTTATTTTGCACTGTATTATTACTTTATAAAAAAACCAGAATAGAATATGGATTGCCTTTGGCAATTGCGGATTCCTGTTCTGCTACCATACAGACCATTATAAAAGTGATTGTTCACAGACCAAGACCGCCTGTGGAAAACTTCTTAATTTCACAGGGAGGATTCAGTTTCCCTAGCGGACATTCATGTTCAGGCCTTGTGTTTTATGGATTGTTTGCATATTTACTTTTCCACACTGCTGTGGATAAAACTGTGCATAAAGTACTGGGGATATCATTTATAGCACTTTTTTTAGTAATAGGCGTGAGTAGAATTTATATAGGTGTACATTATCCTACCGATGTATTAGGAGGATGGTCTCTGGGACTGGCAATATTAACCACAGCAATTTGGGTTTTAAATAAGCTGGAGAGTAAGAAAAAGAAAGAATCAATACAAGAGGATTAG
- a CDS encoding nucleoside hydrolase, whose product MENKKITKVIMDCDPGHDDAIALLLASRADNIQILGVTTVQGNSEIKYTARNARRVLDYAGVTDVEVYMGCPKPMMKEHYRLTGVAIHGEDGLGGPYIPDPITPVKEKHAVNFIIDTLRASDEKITLVPTGPLTNIATAFIMAPDIKEKVERIIIMGGVVYTDGNVNSSNEFNLFLDPEAAKIVFNSGCDLYVNTLDVTMKATFEKEDVERLRAQEDKVSVIVAELMDFFGNSHEELFNFFTIPLHDPVCVAMLIDDSLVEYEHVWADISTKDELTAGEIVADIWHLTDKAPNCHISRKIDREKFVNMICDHMKKPYKSKNA is encoded by the coding sequence ATGGAAAACAAAAAAATAACGAAGGTAATAATGGACTGTGACCCTGGGCATGATGATGCGATAGCACTTTTGCTGGCATCCAGAGCGGATAATATTCAAATTTTAGGAGTAACGACAGTTCAGGGAAACAGTGAAATTAAATATACTGCAAGAAATGCAAGAAGAGTTTTAGATTATGCAGGTGTAACAGATGTAGAGGTATATATGGGATGCCCTAAGCCAATGATGAAAGAGCATTATCGTTTGACTGGTGTTGCTATTCATGGGGAAGACGGATTGGGTGGACCTTATATCCCAGATCCAATTACACCAGTTAAAGAAAAGCATGCAGTAAACTTTATTATAGACACATTAAGAGCTTCAGATGAAAAAATAACTCTTGTTCCAACGGGGCCTTTAACAAATATTGCTACTGCATTTATAATGGCACCAGATATTAAAGAAAAAGTTGAACGTATTATTATCATGGGTGGAGTCGTTTATACAGACGGAAATGTGAACTCTTCAAATGAATTTAATCTATTTTTGGATCCTGAAGCTGCTAAGATTGTTTTTAACAGCGGTTGCGATCTTTATGTAAACACACTGGATGTTACCATGAAAGCAACTTTTGAAAAAGAAGACGTGGAAAGACTTAGAGCGCAGGAAGATAAGGTTTCCGTAATCGTTGCAGAACTTATGGATTTCTTTGGAAACAGCCATGAAGAATTATTTAATTTCTTTACGATTCCACTTCATGATCCAGTTTGTGTTGCAATGCTTATCGATGACAGCTTAGTGGAATATGAACATGTTTGGGCAGACATTTCTACAAAAGACGAACTTACCGCGGGGGAAATTGTAGCAGACATCTGGCATTTAACAGATAAAGCACCAAATTGCCATATTTCCAGAAAAATTGATAGAGAAAAATTTGTAAACATGATTTGTGATCACATGAAAAAACCTTATAAATCAAAAAATGCTTAA
- a CDS encoding sensor histidine kinase encodes MSKSEPFDEKLIPFTCTYGLFDHDKKYLSGNLDEESKKDAVIYLKNPKSAEKQYFCVERKNGYCIVNYDVKAHFASHFWHKLFPNLEAIILISFIIFFITILILSSLSFGKKLKKELRPLLEQVEQIQKRELSFEIKYSKVKEFNDVIFSLDHMKTALSQSLKKQWEAEQERKFHIAALAHDIKTPLTIIKGNAELIKEENVLSEIYHHADSINKSSDKIERYINLLIEVTKNNTVLVTKPETMNLQEFINKIIAESENLCKAENIILLYEKVEFNVVIKFDKDLLLRAVLNIVKNAIEHSFSGSKINLYFSCSDDEFCVKIEDFGTGFTEEALKNAKEQFYTEKKQRAEEHYGLGLYIADSVAKSNGGTLELYNKSGQPGAVVRLTIPIDRLKK; translated from the coding sequence ATGTCAAAAAGTGAACCTTTTGATGAAAAGCTGATCCCCTTCACCTGTACCTATGGATTATTTGATCATGATAAAAAATATTTGAGTGGAAATTTAGATGAAGAATCAAAAAAAGATGCGGTAATATATTTAAAAAATCCTAAGTCAGCTGAAAAACAATATTTTTGTGTTGAACGAAAAAATGGATACTGTATTGTTAATTATGATGTAAAGGCACACTTTGCGTCGCATTTTTGGCATAAGCTTTTTCCAAACCTGGAAGCTATAATTCTCATTTCCTTTATTATATTTTTCATTACTATTTTAATTTTATCTTCCTTATCTTTTGGAAAAAAATTAAAAAAGGAACTAAGACCATTACTGGAACAAGTAGAACAAATTCAGAAAAGGGAATTAAGTTTTGAAATTAAATATAGTAAGGTTAAAGAATTTAATGATGTTATATTCTCCCTTGACCATATGAAAACGGCTTTATCACAGTCTTTAAAAAAACAGTGGGAAGCAGAACAAGAACGGAAATTTCATATTGCAGCATTAGCACATGACATTAAAACTCCCCTAACAATAATTAAAGGGAATGCTGAATTGATAAAGGAGGAAAATGTTTTATCAGAAATTTATCATCATGCAGATAGTATAAATAAAAGTTCAGATAAAATAGAACGATATATTAATTTACTTATTGAAGTAACTAAAAACAATACTGTTTTAGTTACTAAGCCGGAAACTATGAATTTGCAGGAATTTATCAATAAGATTATTGCTGAAAGTGAAAATCTGTGCAAAGCAGAAAATATTATATTATTATATGAAAAAGTGGAGTTTAATGTTGTAATTAAATTTGATAAGGATTTACTTCTGCGTGCAGTTCTTAATATTGTAAAAAATGCTATTGAGCATTCTTTTTCTGGCAGTAAGATAAATTTATATTTTAGTTGTTCTGATGATGAGTTCTGCGTGAAAATAGAGGATTTTGGAACCGGATTTACAGAAGAAGCTTTAAAAAATGCAAAAGAGCAATTTTATACAGAAAAAAAACAACGTGCCGAAGAGCATTATGGCCTTGGCCTGTATATAGCAGATTCGGTTGCTAAAAGCAATGGGGGGACCTTGGAATTGTATAATAAATCAGGACAACCTGGTGCAGTTGTAAGGCTTACTATACCTATTGATAGATTAAAAAAATAG
- a CDS encoding NUDIX domain-containing protein produces MENKWITYDAEERLFEETGIRCKVKEIFCFEYEHQFDENLYEHEYDHVMIGEFNGEFNFNPDEVADMRWVTFCEIEKELGERPEKFAPWFVIAAPRVIEYLKTKK; encoded by the coding sequence GTGGAAAATAAGTGGATAACTTATGATGCGGAAGAAAGGCTTTTTGAAGAGACTGGCATAAGATGCAAGGTAAAAGAAATATTCTGTTTTGAATATGAGCATCAATTTGATGAAAACCTATATGAACATGAGTATGATCATGTAATGATTGGAGAATTTAACGGAGAGTTTAACTTTAATCCCGATGAAGTAGCAGATATGAGGTGGGTAACTTTTTGTGAAATAGAAAAAGAACTGGGAGAGCGGCCTGAAAAATTTGCGCCATGGTTTGTAATTGCTGCACCCAGAGTTATAGAATATTTGAAAACAAAAAAGTAG
- the larE gene encoding ATP-dependent sacrificial sulfur transferase LarE, protein MKEESLKKYEELKNYLRKMGSVAVAFSGGVDSTLLLYAAKEALEDKAVAIIANSLFVPETEYCEAIEFVKKHHIKYEVIQMDVLSVEGIVQNPENRCYICKKAIFSAILKKGHEMGMKKVAEGSNMDDTKDYRPGKKAIAELSVESPLFAVGLYKEEIREISKELGLSTWDKPSRACLASRFVYGENLTEQRLKRVELAEEYLIELGYNQLRVRTHGDLARIEVEASEFKSITEDNRRLDIYKKFAELGFDYVTLDLRGYKMGSMNIGIE, encoded by the coding sequence ATGAAAGAAGAATCTCTTAAAAAATATGAGGAGTTAAAGAATTATTTAAGAAAAATGGGAAGCGTGGCTGTAGCATTTTCCGGCGGGGTAGATTCCACACTGCTGTTATATGCAGCCAAAGAAGCACTGGAAGATAAAGCTGTGGCAATCATTGCTAACTCTTTATTTGTCCCGGAAACAGAATATTGCGAGGCAATAGAATTTGTCAAAAAACATCATATAAAATACGAGGTAATCCAGATGGATGTGCTGTCAGTAGAAGGCATTGTCCAGAATCCTGAAAACAGATGTTATATTTGCAAGAAAGCTATATTTTCTGCAATATTAAAAAAAGGCCATGAAATGGGCATGAAAAAAGTTGCAGAGGGATCAAATATGGATGATACAAAGGATTACAGACCGGGGAAAAAAGCAATAGCAGAACTTTCCGTAGAAAGTCCCCTATTTGCAGTGGGATTGTATAAGGAAGAAATTCGAGAAATCTCCAAAGAATTGGGATTATCTACATGGGACAAGCCTTCACGTGCCTGTCTGGCCTCCAGATTTGTGTACGGAGAAAATCTGACAGAACAGCGGTTAAAAAGAGTTGAACTGGCAGAAGAATATTTAATAGAGTTAGGTTATAACCAGCTTAGGGTAAGGACCCATGGGGATTTAGCCCGTATAGAGGTTGAAGCTTCGGAGTTTAAAAGTATTACGGAAGATAACAGAAGACTGGATATTTATAAAAAATTCGCAGAACTTGGCTTTGATTATGTTACCCTTGACCTGAGGGGATATAAGATGGGCAGCATGAACATAGGCATAGAGTAG
- a CDS encoding ferredoxin domain-containing protein → MKCTSADAEKRAAFFVADLMAAAARTAPKGCGVDNIEIIILDGEEKDKLASHMRKIAKETGAEFFNRDAGNVDNSHCIVLIGIKDNPLGLESCGLCGFENCGMMRKAGANCTFNITDLGIAVGSAASIAGDNRIDNRVFYSAGKAAVATGVFPEDVRVAYGIPLSTTSKSIFFDREPGCVLV, encoded by the coding sequence ATGAAATGTACTAGTGCTGATGCTGAAAAAAGAGCAGCTTTCTTTGTTGCTGATTTAATGGCAGCTGCTGCAAGAACCGCTCCAAAGGGTTGCGGAGTGGATAATATTGAAATCATAATTCTTGATGGAGAGGAAAAAGACAAATTAGCCAGTCACATGAGAAAAATTGCTAAGGAAACAGGTGCAGAATTTTTTAATCGGGATGCTGGAAATGTAGACAACAGCCATTGCATCGTTCTAATTGGTATCAAAGATAATCCATTGGGTCTTGAAAGCTGCGGGCTCTGTGGTTTTGAAAACTGTGGAATGATGAGAAAAGCAGGGGCCAACTGTACTTTTAATATAACAGATCTGGGCATTGCTGTAGGATCTGCCGCATCTATTGCAGGTGATAACAGAATTGATAACCGGGTATTTTATTCAGCCGGAAAAGCTGCTGTAGCCACCGGTGTATTTCCTGAAGACGTAAGAGTTGCCTACGGAATTCCCCTTTCAACAACTTCAAAAAGCATTTTCTTTGACAGAGAACCCGGCTGCGTACTGGTTTAA
- the glyA gene encoding serine hydroxymethyltransferase translates to MDFIKSIDTEVGEAIQKEYDRQCRNIELIASENIVSAGVMAAMGTVLTNKYAEGYPDKRYYGGCECVDIAEKLAISRVCELFGSKFANVQPHSGAQANMAVYQALCKPGDTVLGMSLDNGGHLTHGSPVNQSGLLYNIVPYSVDSETHCINYDEVRRIAKECKPKMIIAGASAYPREIRFDLFADIAKEVGAYFFVDMAHIAGLVAAGLHMSPVPYADVVTTTTHKTLRGPRGGAILTNSEELANKLNKAIFPGTQGGPLMHIISAKAVCFGEALKPEFKEYQTQVLKNAKAMANALINKGIDLVSGGTDNHLMLVDLRKTDITGKELQHRLDEVYITANKNTVPNDPQSPFVTSGVRLGTPAVTTRGMKEAEMEKIAEFIALAVTEFETKADYIRNGVVEICKGFPLY, encoded by the coding sequence ATGGATTTCATTAAAAGCATAGATACTGAAGTTGGCGAGGCAATTCAGAAGGAATATGATCGTCAGTGTAGAAATATTGAGCTTATTGCATCCGAAAACATAGTGAGTGCCGGTGTTATGGCAGCTATGGGTACGGTGCTTACCAATAAATATGCAGAAGGATATCCCGATAAACGTTATTACGGTGGATGCGAATGTGTAGATATCGCAGAAAAGCTTGCTATAAGCCGTGTTTGTGAACTATTTGGTTCAAAATTTGCTAATGTTCAACCACACTCAGGTGCTCAGGCAAATATGGCGGTTTATCAGGCACTTTGTAAGCCAGGAGATACAGTTTTAGGTATGAGCCTTGATAATGGCGGACATCTTACACATGGTTCCCCTGTAAACCAGTCTGGTTTACTTTATAATATCGTTCCATATAGCGTTGACAGTGAAACACATTGTATAAACTATGATGAAGTTCGTCGAATAGCTAAAGAATGCAAGCCTAAAATGATTATTGCCGGGGCATCTGCTTATCCTCGTGAAATCCGTTTTGATTTATTTGCTGATATTGCTAAGGAAGTAGGAGCATATTTCTTTGTTGATATGGCACATATAGCGGGTCTTGTTGCTGCAGGATTGCATATGAGTCCTGTTCCTTATGCTGATGTAGTAACAACAACTACTCATAAAACATTAAGAGGACCAAGAGGTGGAGCTATTCTTACAAATAGTGAGGAGCTGGCCAATAAACTTAACAAAGCTATATTCCCGGGAACTCAGGGTGGCCCTTTAATGCATATAATTTCTGCAAAGGCAGTCTGCTTTGGTGAGGCTTTAAAGCCTGAGTTTAAGGAATACCAGACTCAGGTTCTTAAAAATGCAAAGGCAATGGCCAATGCACTTATTAATAAAGGAATTGATTTAGTTTCTGGAGGAACGGATAATCATTTGATGCTTGTTGACTTAAGAAAAACTGACATAACAGGCAAGGAACTTCAGCATAGATTGGATGAAGTGTATATAACCGCTAATAAAAATACAGTTCCTAATGATCCTCAAAGTCCGTTTGTAACAAGCGGCGTTCGTCTTGGAACACCAGCCGTTACAACAAGAGGAATGAAAGAGGCTGAAATGGAAAAAATCGCAGAATTTATTGCTCTTGCCGTAACAGAGTTTGAAACAAAAGCTGATTATATAAGAAACGGCGTTGTTGAAATCTGCAAGGGTTTTCCGCTTTATTAA
- a CDS encoding lysophospholipid acyltransferase family protein — protein sequence MKVLRNIPMAVEFMSALSELKKHKKNIYKYRELEDYEKEKEYILKATSTWGKRIVNDLNIKINVMGKDNLPENGPVVFVANHQGYGDIPVCCAVLDKFQTGFIAKSSLKKLPFYGEWIQNIRSVMLDREDPRESLRAIETAIGFINQGFSIVVFPEGHRSKGGEMSEFKKGSLRLATKPGVPVIPISIEGTYRLFEEKGYMQGNFTVDFLIHPAIETSGLSRTEASNLAETVQQIVQKGLAELKNK from the coding sequence ATGAAAGTTTTGCGAAATATACCTATGGCTGTTGAATTTATGTCAGCACTGTCAGAGTTAAAAAAGCATAAAAAAAACATATATAAATACAGAGAACTTGAGGATTATGAAAAAGAAAAAGAATATATCTTAAAAGCTACCTCTACCTGGGGAAAACGTATTGTCAACGATTTAAACATTAAAATAAACGTTATGGGCAAGGATAATCTTCCAGAAAATGGTCCTGTAGTTTTTGTGGCTAATCATCAGGGATACGGAGATATTCCTGTATGCTGTGCTGTTTTAGATAAGTTCCAGACAGGATTTATTGCTAAAAGCAGTCTGAAAAAGCTTCCCTTTTATGGAGAATGGATTCAAAATATTCGAAGTGTTATGCTTGACCGGGAGGATCCAAGAGAATCATTAAGAGCTATAGAAACCGCCATTGGTTTTATAAATCAGGGTTTTTCCATTGTAGTATTTCCAGAAGGCCACAGAAGCAAAGGCGGAGAAATGTCGGAGTTTAAAAAAGGCAGCTTAAGACTTGCTACCAAGCCAGGAGTTCCAGTTATACCTATTTCCATCGAGGGTACCTACAGACTTTTTGAAGAAAAGGGTTATATGCAGGGCAACTTTACTGTGGATTTTCTTATTCATCCAGCCATAGAAACTTCCGGACTTTCCAGAACTGAAGCTTCTAATCTGGCGGAAACAGTCCAGCAGATTGTTCAAAAAGGACTTGCTGAATTAAAAAATAAATAA
- a CDS encoding nucleotidyltransferase family protein → MKEPVLVIMAAGMGSRYGGLKQMDPVGSGGELIIDFSLYDAYLAGFKEVICVIKKEIEEDFKKIMEGRAAKHLNIRYAFQSLDDLPQGYQIPEGRVKPWGTCHAVLSCRDMIDGPFAVINADDYYGPGAFQSIYDFLAHTQDDSKYRYCMIGYQVENTLTENGTVARGVCQTSGDGFLNEIIERTKIKWMEDGSIGFTEDEEKTWNNIPKGTPVSMNFWGFNRSMIDEMAARFPKFLDKALIENPMKGEYFLPLAVDDLIKEGAATVKVLKSADKWYGVTYKEDKEMVVDALQALKDKGLYPEKIWA, encoded by the coding sequence ATGAAAGAACCAGTCTTGGTTATTATGGCAGCTGGTATGGGCAGTCGGTATGGCGGATTAAAACAGATGGATCCAGTAGGTTCAGGCGGAGAGCTGATAATAGATTTTTCTTTATATGATGCATATCTGGCGGGATTTAAGGAAGTTATCTGTGTTATAAAAAAAGAAATAGAAGAAGATTTTAAAAAGATTATGGAAGGACGTGCTGCAAAACACTTGAATATCCGGTACGCATTTCAAAGTCTTGACGATTTGCCCCAGGGTTATCAGATTCCAGAAGGAAGGGTGAAGCCATGGGGGACATGCCATGCGGTTTTAAGCTGCAGAGATATGATTGATGGGCCTTTTGCGGTAATAAATGCAGATGATTACTATGGACCTGGTGCTTTTCAAAGTATCTATGATTTCCTTGCACATACACAGGATGACAGCAAATACAGATACTGTATGATAGGATATCAGGTAGAAAATACGCTTACGGAAAATGGCACCGTTGCCAGAGGGGTTTGTCAGACTTCAGGAGATGGTTTCTTAAATGAAATCATTGAAAGAACAAAGATAAAATGGATGGAAGATGGCAGCATCGGATTTACAGAGGATGAGGAAAAAACCTGGAACAATATACCGAAAGGCACACCTGTGTCTATGAATTTCTGGGGATTCAACAGAAGTATGATTGATGAAATGGCAGCAAGGTTTCCAAAGTTTTTGGACAAAGCTTTAATAGAAAACCCAATGAAGGGAGAATATTTTCTGCCTCTGGCGGTAGACGATTTAATAAAAGAAGGAGCCGCAACGGTAAAAGTTTTGAAATCAGCGGATAAGTGGTATGGTGTAACCTATAAAGAAGATAAGGAAATGGTTGTAGATGCACTTCAGGCACTGAAAGATAAGGGATTATATCCTGAGAAAATTTGGGCTTAG
- a CDS encoding BMP family ABC transporter substrate-binding protein: MKKILSLLLVTALIMTSLAGCGSKAPEKSAKDSKALKVECLLNGNLGDKSFFDSANNGMKLIKEQLGCETKVVEMGFDNTVWESDLYEACESDYDVIIVGTYQMQELLQKVAPEYPDKKFIIFDSEVKADNVYSITFKQNEMMYLAGALAATLAQDKEKTNGSGVISAVSAMDIPVLNDFLVGYIQGATETVPGTKVITSTIGDFSDTARAKELATAQINAGSAVVFHCAAQAGLGVIDACKDKNTLAIGVDADQAMALQKDDPKASKIIVTSAMKNIDQVLLRAIKKHMDGTLPYGKTEALGMADNAVSLADNEVFRSIVPKETIDMMAGLEKKIQSGDIKVKSAFDMSTKEIADLKASVALQ, translated from the coding sequence ATGAAAAAAATTCTTAGCTTATTATTAGTAACTGCATTGATAATGACATCATTGGCTGGTTGTGGCAGCAAGGCTCCTGAAAAATCTGCTAAAGATAGTAAAGCATTAAAAGTTGAGTGTCTGTTAAATGGTAACTTAGGAGACAAATCATTCTTCGATTCAGCAAATAATGGTATGAAACTTATTAAAGAACAGCTTGGTTGTGAAACAAAAGTTGTTGAAATGGGTTTTGATAACACAGTTTGGGAATCAGACCTTTATGAAGCTTGTGAGTCTGATTATGATGTAATTATTGTTGGTACATACCAGATGCAGGAATTACTTCAGAAAGTTGCCCCAGAATATCCAGATAAGAAGTTTATTATCTTCGATTCAGAAGTAAAGGCTGATAATGTATATTCAATCACATTTAAGCAGAATGAAATGATGTATCTTGCAGGTGCATTAGCAGCTACATTAGCACAGGATAAAGAAAAGACAAATGGATCAGGTGTTATTTCAGCAGTATCTGCTATGGATATTCCTGTATTAAACGATTTCTTAGTTGGTTATATCCAGGGAGCTACAGAAACTGTTCCAGGAACTAAGGTAATTACATCAACAATTGGAGATTTTTCTGATACAGCAAGAGCGAAAGAATTGGCAACAGCCCAGATTAATGCTGGATCAGCAGTAGTATTCCATTGTGCAGCTCAGGCGGGGCTTGGTGTTATAGATGCATGTAAAGATAAAAATACATTAGCAATTGGCGTAGATGCTGACCAGGCTATGGCATTACAGAAAGACGATCCAAAAGCAAGCAAGATTATCGTTACTTCAGCAATGAAGAATATTGACCAGGTTCTATTGAGAGCGATTAAAAAGCATATGGACGGAACTCTTCCTTATGGAAAAACTGAAGCGTTAGGTATGGCAGACAATGCTGTTAGCCTTGCTGATAACGAAGTTTTCAGAAGTATTGTTCCAAAGGAAACTATTGATATGATGGCTGGATTAGAAAAGAAGATTCAGAGTGGCGACATAAAGGTAAAGAGTGCGTTTGATATGTCAACAAAAGAAATAGCTGATTTAAAGGCATCAGTTGCACTGCAATAA
- a CDS encoding NUDIX hydrolase, giving the protein MIDKNNILRDEVILVDSEDNPIGKAKKAEAHRKPLLHRAFSVFLYHEDKMLIQQRAFHKYHSGGYGQTPVVHTLWKISG; this is encoded by the coding sequence ATGATAGACAAAAACAATATTTTGAGGGATGAGGTCATTTTAGTAGATAGTGAGGATAATCCCATAGGAAAAGCCAAAAAAGCAGAAGCTCACAGGAAACCTTTACTTCACAGAGCATTTTCAGTATTTCTGTATCATGAGGATAAAATGTTAATCCAGCAAAGAGCTTTCCATAAATATCATTCGGGGGGTTATGGGCAAACACCTGTTGTTCACACCCTGTGGAAAATAAGTGGATAA